A window from Bacteroidales bacterium encodes these proteins:
- a CDS encoding HEAT repeat domain-containing protein yields MKVLNLKRVLFIVALLCTTSVIAAEKGFAIFIDKVSYKEAKAEVDAYAQSIEKQGLKTYIVEDVWYNPDSIKAQIKSLATQKDAPIEGMVFIGDIPVPMLFDAQHFASGFKPKQSMKRMEKSSCPSDRFYDDLDLEFEFIAQDEKKPNLFYYTLPATSTQVCSPELYSGRIKTCDKGDKTKYDRLKAYLKKVVAQKEKNEILSQIFYFAGHGYNSESILARMDEKIAYREHFPWLQRQANGIVFMDHLDDEFSKFPLMCQMQRKDLSLAILHHHGYPDEEYLNGFPLPKNATDELKSANRFFRSKIRKAVEGGEDPDAARERWAKKYDIPLHWLDSIFTRTSILEDSLYNDKLDLHITDLGKYQPNAKVVFLDACFNGAFNHDAYMAEEYIFEEGECVVTIANSVNSLQDKWCDRHVGMLGYGLRVGNMVKYNPYLGAHIYGDPTFAFAPGEEISFDVNEAIYKNNKFWKKQLKNAPVAIRCFAMEMLVKNKGITSEELLEVFKTSPENTVRLVAFMMLTTFKDDNFVEAITLALNDSYEIVQRFGAIYAGKCGDERIIPALVSAFSRIANGSRVDFQLRGAVEMFPHEKVVAEFIKQDPCKNYYDKEKQVARIMAAFDRYNNTLLENELDLPEATIKEKTNMVRNFRNKNLHTVTDKLIQMFQEESNEDFRLTIIEAFGWFNYSYKRNELAAFCEQVWASDAYSDKIRNEALKTAKRLRGI; encoded by the coding sequence ATGAAAGTGCTAAATTTAAAGAGAGTGTTGTTTATTGTTGCACTATTGTGCACAACATCAGTAATTGCAGCAGAAAAAGGTTTTGCAATTTTTATTGATAAAGTGAGTTATAAAGAGGCAAAAGCTGAAGTTGATGCATACGCTCAATCAATTGAAAAACAGGGGTTAAAGACTTATATCGTAGAGGATGTATGGTATAACCCAGACTCAATCAAGGCTCAAATAAAGAGTTTGGCAACACAAAAAGATGCCCCTATTGAGGGTATGGTATTCATTGGAGATATTCCCGTTCCAATGTTATTTGATGCACAACACTTTGCGTCAGGTTTTAAACCCAAACAATCAATGAAACGCATGGAGAAGAGTTCTTGTCCATCGGATCGTTTCTACGATGATTTGGATTTAGAGTTTGAGTTTATAGCACAAGATGAGAAGAAACCCAATCTTTTCTACTATACATTACCAGCAACCTCAACACAAGTATGTTCTCCCGAGTTATACTCAGGACGCATTAAAACTTGCGATAAAGGAGACAAAACAAAATACGACCGCTTAAAAGCATACCTCAAAAAAGTGGTGGCTCAAAAAGAGAAAAACGAAATACTTTCTCAAATATTCTACTTTGCGGGGCATGGATACAATTCAGAATCTATACTTGCACGTATGGATGAGAAAATAGCATATCGCGAACACTTCCCATGGTTGCAACGTCAAGCAAACGGAATAGTATTTATGGATCACCTTGATGATGAGTTCAGTAAATTCCCACTAATGTGTCAAATGCAACGCAAAGATCTTTCATTAGCAATATTGCACCACCATGGATACCCTGATGAAGAGTATCTAAACGGATTTCCATTGCCTAAAAATGCAACAGACGAGTTGAAGTCGGCAAACCGTTTCTTCCGCTCAAAAATACGTAAAGCGGTAGAGGGTGGCGAAGATCCTGATGCAGCACGTGAGCGTTGGGCAAAAAAATATGACATACCCCTACATTGGCTCGACTCAATATTTACACGCACATCAATACTTGAAGATTCACTATACAACGATAAGTTGGACCTTCATATTACCGACCTTGGCAAATACCAACCCAATGCAAAGGTTGTATTTCTTGATGCATGTTTCAATGGTGCATTCAACCACGATGCGTATATGGCAGAGGAGTATATATTTGAGGAGGGCGAGTGTGTAGTAACCATCGCAAACAGCGTAAACTCGTTACAAGATAAATGGTGCGACCGTCATGTTGGAATGTTAGGTTACGGATTGCGAGTAGGAAATATGGTAAAATACAATCCCTATTTGGGAGCACACATATATGGAGATCCAACATTTGCCTTTGCTCCAGGAGAGGAGATATCGTTTGATGTAAACGAGGCAATATACAAAAACAATAAGTTCTGGAAGAAACAGTTGAAAAATGCACCTGTTGCAATCAGATGCTTTGCAATGGAGATGTTGGTTAAAAACAAAGGAATAACATCAGAGGAGTTATTAGAGGTATTCAAAACATCACCTGAGAACACCGTTCGCCTTGTAGCCTTTATGATGTTAACAACCTTTAAAGATGACAACTTTGTTGAGGCAATCACACTTGCTCTTAACGACTCATATGAGATAGTACAACGCTTTGGAGCAATATATGCAGGAAAATGTGGAGATGAACGCATTATCCCTGCATTAGTATCGGCATTCTCACGCATAGCAAACGGTTCGCGAGTTGATTTTCAACTACGTGGAGCGGTAGAGATGTTCCCTCATGAGAAGGTCGTAGCAGAGTTCATAAAACAAGACCCCTGTAAAAATTACTATGACAAAGAGAAACAAGTGGCTCGTATTATGGCGGCATTTGACCGTTATAACAACACTTTGTTAGAGAATGAATTAGACTTGCCAGAAGCAACCATAAAAGAGAAAACAAATATGGTTCGTAACTTCCGTAATAAAAATCTACACACCGTAACAGACAAGTTGATTCAAATGTTCCAAGAGGAGAGTAACGAAGATTTTCGCCTTACAATAATAGAGGCATTCGGATGGTTCAACTACTCATACAAACGTAACGAGTTGGCAGCCTTCTGCGAACAAGTGTGGGCAAGTGATGCTTATAGCGACAAGATACGTAACGAGGCTCTAAAAACCGCAAAACGATTGAGAGGAATTTAG
- the rmuC gene encoding DNA recombination protein RmuC → MQIAIGLGIGIAVMTLLLLVVVKAKNTLVKKQEEEIVSLNQSLSQLREEKNKAEISNAESKSKLEIFEEKLRELQRVSNERETLIKENSSLKAENEATSQMLNQKEEEIAKRLKQQEIQFSEQIKTLKLEFSELSERLLKEKSQELNNNNKESLTPFIESLKEGMQEVSKEIKDSRERSIEQKSSLDTAIRDMMARTNEIGNEATKLAEALKGKSKTQGLYGELVLTEILKNSGLKEGEHFECQVTIRDEKGNAVLHEETQKRMIPDVIVHYPDKDLIIDSKVSLTAYLEWCEAKTDEERDAAAKRHIQSIKSHIKEIVTKSYAQYHKASRRETIDCVVMFIPNENALILMRETEPKLWYEAYNQKVIITSELSLFSLLKMIENYWAQVVQQRNQEKIIVAAENMLNRLGDLFKMVEDIEKAFESVGTKFSDVKKKMLTGGQSVATSAKQIIESGVKSAKMEKRLSDNDYLMIENEE, encoded by the coding sequence ATGCAAATAGCAATAGGATTGGGAATCGGAATAGCAGTTATGACACTTTTACTCTTGGTTGTAGTAAAAGCAAAAAACACTCTTGTAAAAAAACAAGAGGAGGAGATTGTTAGCCTAAACCAATCACTATCACAGTTGCGTGAAGAGAAAAACAAGGCTGAGATAAGCAACGCTGAGAGCAAATCAAAGTTAGAGATTTTTGAGGAGAAGTTACGAGAGTTGCAAAGAGTATCTAATGAACGTGAAACGTTAATAAAAGAGAACAGTTCCTTAAAAGCAGAAAACGAAGCCACCAGTCAGATGCTTAACCAAAAAGAGGAGGAGATAGCAAAACGGCTAAAACAACAGGAGATACAGTTCTCAGAACAGATAAAAACTCTAAAACTTGAATTCTCGGAGTTGAGCGAGAGACTCTTAAAGGAGAAGTCGCAGGAACTTAATAACAATAACAAAGAGAGCCTTACGCCCTTTATAGAGTCACTTAAAGAGGGAATGCAGGAGGTTAGTAAAGAGATTAAAGATAGCCGAGAGAGGAGCATAGAGCAGAAATCTTCATTAGACACCGCCATAAGAGATATGATGGCTCGAACCAACGAGATAGGCAACGAGGCCACAAAATTGGCGGAGGCTCTAAAAGGTAAATCAAAAACACAAGGGTTATACGGAGAGTTAGTACTCACCGAGATACTTAAAAATAGTGGATTAAAAGAGGGAGAACACTTTGAATGTCAAGTAACCATTCGTGATGAAAAAGGCAATGCTGTTCTGCACGAAGAGACGCAAAAGCGAATGATTCCCGATGTGATAGTTCACTATCCCGACAAAGACCTGATAATAGATTCAAAAGTATCGCTAACAGCCTATCTTGAGTGGTGCGAAGCAAAAACAGATGAAGAGCGTGATGCTGCGGCAAAACGTCACATACAAAGCATAAAGAGTCACATAAAAGAGATTGTAACCAAGTCGTATGCACAATATCATAAAGCCTCTCGACGTGAGACAATTGATTGTGTGGTAATGTTTATCCCCAACGAGAATGCCTTGATATTAATGCGAGAAACTGAACCTAAACTATGGTACGAAGCATATAATCAAAAGGTAATCATAACAAGCGAATTATCACTATTCTCGCTACTAAAAATGATAGAGAACTATTGGGCGCAGGTGGTGCAACAACGAAATCAAGAAAAGATAATTGTTGCTGCAGAGAATATGCTAAACAGATTGGGAGACCTATTTAAAATGGTAGAAGATATTGAAAAAGCATTTGAATCTGTTGGAACTAAGTTTTCAGATGTAAAAAAGAAGATGCTGACAGGAGGACAGAGTGTAGCAACATCGGCAAAACAGATTATAGAGTCGGGTGTAAAATCTGCGAAGATGGAGAAGAGACTCTCAGATAACGATTATTTGATGATAGAAAACGAAGAGTAA
- a CDS encoding pyridoxal phosphate-dependent aminotransferase, protein MKYNFDEMIDRHGTQSVKYDSTKELWGREDVLPLWIADMDFKTPSFITDVIKERLSHEILGYPQPHDGYFESFIRWADRRYGLTVKKEEIHHVPGIVPGIYMMINHFSNPGDKVMVQPPVYHPFHNVIAATGRQAVHNSLIIENGRYRIDFDAMRRDIKGCKIFVLCNPHNPGGRRWSNEELTTMAEICAEEGTLVLSDEIHADMTYPPARHLPFAASCEKARNNSITFMAPSKTFNMPGVVTSQILIFNEEIRKSAFPYLDNNHISGGNVFAFVTAEAAYNQGEEWLNQMLSYVFANMDYVNDRLNAEMPKIKAMKPEASFLMFFDCRELGFATQKELDDFFVNEARLALNSGYMFGPGGEGWMRFNAASPRPVMEEAMNRLKAAYDKRGF, encoded by the coding sequence ATGAAGTACAATTTTGATGAAATGATTGACCGTCATGGTACACAGTCGGTAAAATACGATTCAACAAAAGAGTTATGGGGTAGAGAAGATGTGCTTCCACTTTGGATTGCTGATATGGATTTCAAAACACCTTCGTTTATAACTGATGTTATCAAAGAGAGATTGTCGCATGAGATATTGGGGTATCCACAACCTCACGATGGTTACTTTGAATCATTCATCCGTTGGGCTGATCGCCGCTACGGATTAACCGTAAAGAAAGAGGAGATACACCATGTGCCGGGTATTGTGCCGGGTATCTATATGATGATAAACCACTTCTCAAATCCAGGTGATAAAGTGATGGTGCAACCTCCAGTGTATCATCCATTTCATAATGTTATAGCGGCAACAGGACGTCAAGCAGTACACAACTCACTAATAATAGAGAATGGCCGTTACCGTATTGATTTTGACGCAATGCGTCGCGACATAAAAGGATGTAAAATATTTGTACTTTGTAATCCTCACAATCCAGGAGGACGCCGTTGGAGCAACGAGGAGTTGACAACAATGGCTGAGATATGTGCCGAAGAGGGTACACTCGTTTTAAGTGATGAGATACATGCCGATATGACCTATCCTCCAGCACGACATCTGCCCTTTGCGGCATCGTGTGAGAAGGCACGTAACAACTCAATAACCTTTATGGCTCCATCAAAAACCTTTAATATGCCAGGAGTTGTAACATCGCAAATATTGATATTTAACGAAGAGATACGCAAGAGTGCATTCCCATATCTTGATAACAATCATATATCAGGAGGAAATGTATTTGCCTTTGTAACAGCCGAAGCAGCATATAATCAAGGCGAAGAGTGGTTGAACCAAATGCTGTCGTATGTGTTTGCAAATATGGACTATGTAAACGATCGCCTCAATGCCGAGATGCCAAAGATAAAGGCTATGAAACCCGAAGCATCGTTTTTGATGTTCTTTGACTGTCGAGAGTTGGGATTTGCAACACAAAAAGAGTTAGATGACTTTTTTGTAAACGAAGCACGACTTGCACTTAACTCAGGCTATATGTTTGGACCTGGAGGCGAAGGATGGATGCGATTTAATGCAGCATCACCCCGTCCAGTAATGGAGGAGGCAATGAACCGTCTAAAAGCAGCATACGATAAAAGAGGTTTTTAG
- the mnmA gene encoding tRNA 2-thiouridine(34) synthase MnmA: MNKQRVLVGMSGGVDSSAVCLLLQEQGYEVVGATLHMWGSEEEPPFITDARQLATRLGIEHHIIDIRKEFREGVIASFIDEYMRGRTPNPCVMCNPNFKWKALLECAYKLGCTKIATGHYVNIIEENGKYFIEEGGDGTKDQSYFLWGLTQEQLSQTLFPLGRMIKSDVKQMMRERGFESSANKSESMEICFIEKDYRTFLRQNVEGIDEQYSGGFFVDKLGKRLGQHKGYPFYTIGQRKGLEIALGHPAYVIKINPLKNTVKLGKEEDLLSSILTLTDCKIVDETLLTSPNLVVRIRYRGTPYRVSSITQEENTLKVTLADAASAVAPGQSAVFYIGNRVIGGGILR, from the coding sequence ATGAATAAACAACGAGTATTGGTAGGAATGAGTGGCGGGGTAGATAGTTCCGCAGTGTGCCTGTTACTTCAGGAACAGGGATACGAAGTAGTGGGGGCGACGCTACATATGTGGGGTAGTGAGGAGGAACCTCCCTTCATAACCGATGCCCGACAATTGGCAACCCGTTTGGGAATAGAGCACCATATCATAGATATACGCAAAGAGTTCAGAGAGGGAGTAATCGCATCGTTCATTGATGAGTATATGCGAGGCAGAACACCCAACCCATGCGTAATGTGTAACCCAAACTTCAAGTGGAAAGCACTTCTTGAGTGTGCCTACAAACTTGGATGCACTAAGATAGCAACAGGACACTATGTAAATATTATTGAAGAGAACGGAAAATACTTTATAGAGGAGGGAGGAGACGGAACAAAAGACCAATCCTACTTCCTTTGGGGATTGACACAAGAGCAACTATCCCAAACACTCTTTCCGCTTGGGCGAATGATAAAGAGTGACGTAAAACAGATGATGCGGGAGCGAGGTTTTGAGAGTAGTGCCAACAAGAGCGAGAGCATGGAGATATGTTTCATTGAAAAAGACTACCGCACATTCTTGCGCCAAAATGTAGAGGGAATAGACGAACAATACTCAGGCGGTTTTTTTGTAGATAAACTTGGCAAGCGCTTAGGACAACACAAAGGTTATCCATTCTACACCATAGGACAACGCAAAGGTCTTGAGATAGCACTCGGGCATCCAGCCTACGTAATAAAGATAAACCCCTTAAAAAATACAGTAAAACTCGGTAAAGAGGAAGATCTGTTATCTTCTATACTAACCCTCACTGACTGTAAAATAGTAGATGAAACACTCCTCACTTCGCCCAACTTAGTAGTACGAATAAGATATCGAGGCACACCTTACAGAGTATCATCAATAACCCAAGAAGAGAATACGTTGAAGGTAACACTTGCCGATGCAGCCTCTGCCGTAGCACCCGGACAATCCGCAGTCTTCTACATCGGCAATCGTGTAATTGGAGGTGGCATTTTAAGATAG
- the recA gene encoding recombinase RecA: protein MESEEKKVKVTVSDDKLKALKIAMDKIEKSYGKGSIMKLGDDMVEEVAVISTGSIALNAALGVGGYPRGRVIEIYGPESSGKTTLAIHAIAEAQKNGGIAAIIDAEHAFDRFYAEKLGVDVENLWISQPDSGEQALEIADQLIRSSAVDIVVIDSVAALTPKAELEGDMGDNRVGLQARLMSQALRKLTSTISKTNTTCIFINQLREKIGVMFGNPETTTGGNALKFYSSVRLDIRRVSQIKEGDDVIGNQTRVKIVKNKVAPPFRKAEFDIMFGEGISKSGEIIDLGVEYGIIKKSGSWFAYGDTKLGQGRDAAKRMVMDNPELAEELEGLIMEAIKK, encoded by the coding sequence ATGGAAAGCGAAGAGAAAAAAGTAAAAGTTACCGTATCGGACGATAAACTTAAGGCTCTTAAAATTGCAATGGATAAAATTGAGAAGAGTTACGGTAAAGGTTCTATAATGAAACTTGGTGATGATATGGTTGAAGAGGTTGCAGTAATCTCAACAGGATCAATTGCTCTTAACGCAGCTCTTGGCGTTGGTGGTTACCCCAGAGGTAGAGTTATTGAGATTTACGGACCTGAGTCATCCGGTAAAACGACATTGGCTATTCACGCTATTGCTGAAGCTCAAAAGAATGGTGGTATCGCAGCTATTATTGACGCTGAACACGCTTTTGACCGTTTCTATGCCGAGAAACTTGGTGTTGATGTTGAAAACCTTTGGATTTCTCAACCAGACAGCGGAGAACAAGCTCTTGAGATTGCCGACCAACTTATCAGATCATCAGCTGTTGATATTGTTGTAATTGACTCTGTTGCAGCACTTACTCCAAAGGCTGAGTTAGAGGGAGATATGGGCGATAACCGAGTTGGACTTCAAGCACGTTTGATGAGCCAAGCATTGCGTAAACTTACTTCAACAATCAGTAAAACAAATACAACTTGTATATTCATCAACCAATTACGCGAGAAGATTGGCGTTATGTTTGGTAATCCCGAAACAACTACCGGTGGTAACGCATTGAAGTTCTACTCTTCAGTTCGTTTGGATATTCGCCGAGTATCTCAAATTAAAGAGGGCGATGATGTTATCGGCAACCAAACTCGTGTTAAGATTGTTAAGAACAAAGTTGCTCCTCCATTCCGCAAAGCTGAGTTTGATATTATGTTTGGAGAGGGTATCTCAAAATCGGGCGAGATAATTGACCTTGGCGTTGAGTACGGAATTATCAAAAAGAGCGGTTCTTGGTTTGCTTACGGCGATACTAAACTTGGTCAAGGTAGAGATGCTGCTAAACGTATGGTTATGGATAACCCCGAACTTGCAGAGGAGTTGGAAGGTCTAATTATGGAGGCTATTAAGAAATAA
- a CDS encoding DUF4301 family protein produces the protein MKYCFSQEDLAQISAKGMTVEAVEEQLECFKKGFPYLALENSASLGNGIMQLNDSAEAYAEKWDKLIEEGVKSVKFVPASGAASRMFKDLFGFLDAEYDTPETAFEKKFFEHIKSFAFYNALNELCKKNEGGDIDTLMAEGKYKSIVENLLAEKGLNYGWLPKGLILFHSYPEASRAAMEEHLVEGAMYAKNGDATVNIHFTVSHDHMPFFKELTAKVVPCYEKEFGVKYNISFSEQKPETDTIAADGENQPFRDNGALLFRPGGHGSLIENLNEIDADVIFIKNIDNVVPDSFKADTILYKKVLAGVLAEAREKIFKYGKLLESGTYTIEDLREIIQFVQKDLCTRNPEIKQLEDSDLAMYLLKKLNRPLRVCGMVKNIGEPGGGPFLAYNEDGTYSPQILESSQINMAHAESKAAFEGGSHFNPVDLVCSVRDWNGNHYNLPDFIDKNTGFISEKSKSGKVLKALERPGLWNGAMSDWNTIFIEVPISTFNPVKTVNDLLRETHL, from the coding sequence ATGAAGTATTGTTTTTCACAAGAAGATCTTGCTCAAATCAGTGCCAAAGGTATGACTGTTGAGGCTGTTGAGGAGCAATTAGAGTGTTTTAAAAAAGGGTTCCCCTATTTGGCTCTTGAGAATAGTGCATCGCTTGGCAATGGCATTATGCAATTAAATGACTCTGCAGAGGCTTATGCCGAGAAATGGGATAAACTTATTGAAGAGGGCGTAAAAAGCGTTAAGTTTGTTCCTGCATCGGGTGCTGCAAGTAGAATGTTCAAAGACCTGTTCGGTTTTCTTGACGCTGAATACGATACTCCAGAGACCGCTTTCGAGAAAAAATTCTTTGAGCATATTAAATCGTTTGCTTTCTACAATGCTCTTAATGAACTATGCAAAAAGAACGAAGGTGGCGATATTGATACATTAATGGCTGAAGGCAAATACAAAAGTATTGTTGAAAACCTTCTTGCTGAGAAAGGTCTAAACTATGGTTGGTTGCCTAAAGGTCTTATCCTCTTCCACAGTTACCCCGAAGCATCTCGCGCTGCAATGGAAGAGCATCTTGTTGAGGGGGCTATGTATGCTAAAAATGGCGATGCAACTGTAAACATCCACTTTACTGTATCGCACGACCATATGCCTTTCTTTAAAGAACTTACTGCAAAAGTAGTTCCTTGCTACGAAAAAGAGTTTGGCGTTAAATATAATATCTCATTCTCTGAGCAAAAACCTGAGACTGACACTATTGCAGCAGATGGAGAAAACCAACCTTTTAGAGATAATGGAGCACTTTTGTTCCGCCCGGGTGGTCATGGCTCTTTAATTGAGAACCTTAACGAGATTGATGCTGACGTTATCTTTATCAAGAACATTGACAACGTTGTTCCCGACTCATTCAAAGCAGATACTATACTTTACAAAAAAGTTTTAGCAGGTGTTTTGGCTGAGGCAAGAGAGAAAATTTTCAAATATGGAAAACTTCTTGAGAGCGGAACCTACACTATTGAGGATTTACGAGAGATAATTCAATTTGTACAAAAAGATTTATGTACAAGAAATCCCGAGATTAAGCAATTAGAAGATAGCGACCTTGCTATGTACTTACTCAAAAAACTAAACCGTCCTCTACGCGTTTGCGGTATGGTTAAAAATATTGGAGAGCCGGGTGGTGGTCCATTCTTAGCATATAACGAAGATGGTACTTACTCTCCTCAAATTTTAGAGAGCAGTCAAATTAATATGGCTCATGCCGAATCAAAAGCAGCATTTGAGGGTGGTTCACACTTTAACCCTGTTGACCTTGTATGCTCAGTTAGAGACTGGAATGGCAACCACTATAACCTACCCGACTTTATTGATAAAAACACTGGATTTATCTCCGAGAAATCAAAAAGTGGTAAAGTGCTTAAAGCATTAGAGCGTCCGGGATTGTGGAATGGAGCAATGTCGGATTGGAATACAATATTTATTGAAGTTCCTATCTCAACATTCAACCCTGTTAAAACAGTAAATGATCTCCTTCGCGAGACACACTTGTAA
- a CDS encoding bifunctional (p)ppGpp synthetase/guanosine-3',5'-bis(diphosphate) 3'-pyrophosphohydrolase: protein MQEQELMFSADEKVEFLRSYLELRRQTRTIINEFEFEKLRQIISEATSKDQYGRDRNGNSILLRNLNTALILSKEVGLDRSTLLSILLYNVVAHKSLTIEDIVKEFGDDVANIITHLLKTESLYTKHATVQSDNFRKLLLSFANDARVIIILIADNLCLMRMINHHPDNDYRLSIASEASYLYAPLAHRLGLYKIKSELEDLSLKYTNREVFNSIASKLTQTKEKRQKYIESFIAPIRQKLLDEGYKFEMKGRTKSIYSIYNKMKKQKAEFEDIYDLFAIRIILDTPLEKEKADCWRIFSIIADMYKPNPSRMRDWLTIPKSNGYESLHITVWGPEDRWVEVQIRTKRMDEIAENGLAAHWRYKGVKSESGLDDWLNNMRDILESSDERDTLELVKDFSKDDYDKEVFVFSPKGDLYKLTKGATILDFAYLIHTNLGNKCVGGKVDEKNQSLRYQIKSGDTIEILTSPQQKPKQDWLNIATQPRTKQKIRQALKEAENREAEYGKEMFFRRLKNRKIELDEAALTQLIKKLGFKTATKFFSNVAQDKIDINATIDKFVEISKESEEDNIHQRSAEDFVQQVPVQQYAKEDVLVIDGSLKDIEYKLSKCCNPIYGDEIFGFVNSQGGIKIHRVDCPNAPELRGRFGYRVVPAKWSGKHGSQYVVVLRVVGNDDIGIVTNITSIISKESGVAMRSISIDSNDGLFQGHITVTVSHVPALNGLIKKLKNVKGVKNVERTTE from the coding sequence ATGCAAGAGCAAGAATTGATGTTTTCGGCTGATGAGAAGGTTGAGTTTTTACGCTCATATTTAGAGTTACGACGTCAAACCCGAACAATTATAAACGAGTTTGAGTTTGAGAAACTTCGCCAAATAATATCTGAAGCAACCAGTAAAGACCAATACGGAAGAGATCGCAACGGGAACAGCATCTTGTTACGAAATCTAAATACTGCACTAATCCTTTCAAAAGAGGTAGGGCTGGATCGTTCTACGTTGCTGTCAATCCTGCTGTATAATGTTGTAGCTCATAAGAGTTTAACTATTGAAGATATTGTAAAAGAGTTTGGCGATGATGTAGCAAACATAATAACGCATCTTTTAAAAACCGAAAGTCTTTATACAAAACATGCAACTGTACAAAGCGATAATTTTAGAAAACTACTATTGTCATTTGCAAACGATGCAAGGGTTATAATAATACTTATTGCCGATAACCTATGCTTGATGCGTATGATAAACCATCATCCCGATAATGATTACCGATTAAGCATTGCATCTGAAGCATCGTACCTGTATGCACCACTTGCACACCGATTGGGATTATACAAAATAAAATCGGAACTTGAAGACCTCTCGCTAAAATATACCAATCGCGAAGTCTTTAATAGTATCGCATCAAAACTAACGCAAACAAAGGAGAAACGACAAAAATATATCGAATCATTTATTGCTCCAATTCGTCAAAAACTTCTTGATGAAGGTTATAAATTTGAGATGAAGGGGCGAACAAAATCTATATATTCGATATATAACAAGATGAAAAAGCAGAAGGCAGAGTTTGAAGACATATATGACCTCTTTGCTATACGAATAATATTAGACACTCCACTTGAAAAGGAGAAGGCAGATTGTTGGAGAATATTCTCAATAATAGCCGATATGTACAAACCCAATCCCTCTCGAATGCGTGACTGGCTAACCATACCCAAGAGCAACGGATATGAGTCGTTGCATATAACTGTGTGGGGCCCTGAGGATAGGTGGGTTGAGGTGCAGATACGCACTAAACGTATGGATGAGATTGCCGAAAACGGATTGGCTGCTCACTGGCGTTACAAAGGAGTAAAGAGCGAGAGTGGATTGGATGATTGGTTAAACAATATGCGAGATATATTGGAATCATCCGATGAGAGAGATACGCTTGAACTTGTAAAAGACTTCAGCAAAGATGATTACGATAAAGAGGTGTTTGTCTTTTCTCCCAAGGGCGATTTATATAAACTTACCAAAGGAGCAACAATATTAGATTTTGCATACCTGATACATACCAATTTAGGTAATAAATGCGTGGGAGGAAAGGTTGATGAAAAAAATCAATCGTTAAGGTATCAGATAAAGAGTGGCGACACCATTGAGATATTAACCTCTCCTCAACAGAAACCAAAACAGGATTGGTTAAATATCGCAACACAACCCCGAACAAAGCAGAAGATAAGACAGGCTCTTAAAGAGGCAGAGAATCGCGAGGCAGAGTACGGAAAAGAGATGTTCTTCCGCCGTTTGAAGAACAGAAAAATAGAACTTGATGAGGCTGCACTTACTCAACTCATAAAGAAGTTGGGATTTAAAACTGCAACAAAGTTCTTTTCAAACGTGGCGCAAGACAAAATAGATATAAATGCTACAATAGATAAGTTTGTTGAGATAAGTAAAGAGTCAGAGGAGGATAACATACACCAACGTTCAGCAGAAGATTTTGTGCAACAAGTGCCGGTACAACAATATGCAAAAGAGGATGTATTGGTAATTGATGGCTCGTTAAAGGATATAGAGTATAAGCTCTCAAAATGTTGTAACCCTATATATGGCGATGAGATATTTGGATTTGTAAACTCTCAGGGAGGAATAAAAATTCACCGAGTTGATTGTCCCAATGCTCCTGAGTTGAGAGGTCGTTTTGGATATAGAGTAGTACCAGCCAAATGGTCGGGTAAACATGGCTCACAATATGTAGTAGTATTAAGAGTTGTCGGAAACGATGATATCGGAATAGTTACCAATATAACATCAATTATCTCAAAGGAGAGTGGAGTGGCAATGCGAAGCATCTCAATTGACTCAAACGATGGACTATTTCAAGGACACATAACAGTGACAGTTAGTCACGTTCCTGCACTAAATGGTTTAATAAAGAAACTCAAAAACGTGAAAGGTGTAAAAAACGTGGAGCGAACAACTGAATAA